From one Peromyscus maniculatus bairdii isolate BWxNUB_F1_BW_parent chromosome 17, HU_Pman_BW_mat_3.1, whole genome shotgun sequence genomic stretch:
- the Tmem221 gene encoding transmembrane protein 221 isoform X1, translating to MGRSYGGRVLAAMTLLGIPAAVLVALAAQLLFQLQAGRAELRGVRTDVLHPELDPDAGLPEAAAGALLPLATALAALAQVLGLSCLLLAALCGHLGAELARGPGPARSDWFLYDCRLLRHSALGLFCCGVSVYLAALAIYTLLLFEIEAGAAAASILGSGALVLVAVMTHTLLRAVRATRRGLHELSPPSLEDEPARPSEDSKVGCRAQPQQGTHCQTLYAPSREPGDPPGPMATGITSTVLGKASDHSLSASPRHQTRLAGTGRWDGVTHEMRSMLGHRPLDMGKDATLV from the exons ATGGGCCGCTCGTACGGAGGCCGGGTGCTGGCCGCGATGACCCTGCTGGGCATCCCGGCCGCCGTGCTGGTCGCGCTGGCTGCGCAGCTGCTGTTCCAGCTCCAGGCGGGGCGCGCGGAGCTGCGGGGGGTGCGCACCGACGTGCTGCACCCTGAGCTGGACCCCGACGCGGGGCTCCCCGAAGCTGCGGCTGGGGCGTTGCTGCCGCTGGCGACTGCGCTGGCCGCGCTGGCGCAGGTCCTCGGGCTTAGCTGCCTGCTGCTCGCCGCGCTCTGCGGTCACCTGGGCGCCGAGCTGGCGCGCGGCCCGGGGCCGGCCAG GTCGGACTGGTTTCTGTACGACTGCCGCCTCCTCAGGCACTCGGCGCTTGGCCTGTTCTGCTGTGGGGTCTCCGTCTACTTAGCAG CACTGGCCATTTACACCCTGCTGCTCTTCGAGATCGAGGCGGGTGCAGCAGCCGCGTCCATCCTGGGCTCAGGTGCCCTGGTCCTGGTGGCGGTAATGACTCACACCCTGCTCCGGGCTGTTCGGGCCACTCGCCGGGGTCTCCATGAGCTGTCCCCACCCTCCTTGGAAGATGAGCCAGCCCGACCTTCAGAAGACTCCAAAGTTGGCTGCAGGGCTCAGCCCCAGCAGGGTACCCATTGCCAGACCCTCTATGCCCCATCCCGGGAACCTGGGGATCCCCCTGGGCCCATGGCCACTGgcatcacatccacagtcctGGGGAAAGCCAGTGATCACAGTCTGTCTGCTTCTCCCCGGCACCAGACACGATTGGCTGGCACGGGCCGCTGGGATGGGGTCACTCACGAGATGCGTAGCATGCTGGGCCACAGGCCACTAGACATGGGGAAGGATGCCACGCTGGTGTGA
- the Tmem221 gene encoding transmembrane protein 221 isoform X2 produces the protein MGRSYGGRVLAAMTLLGIPAAVLVALAAQLLFQLQAGRAELRGVRTDVLHPELDPDAGLPEAAAGALLPLATALAALAQVLGLSCLLLAALCGHLGAELARGPGPARSDWFLYDCRLLRHSALGLFCCGVSVYLAALAIYTLLLFEIEAGAAAASILGSGALVLVAVMTHTLLRAVRATRRGLHELSPPSLEDEPARPSEDSKVGCRAQPQQDEEMEASVGPGTHQGSHF, from the exons ATGGGCCGCTCGTACGGAGGCCGGGTGCTGGCCGCGATGACCCTGCTGGGCATCCCGGCCGCCGTGCTGGTCGCGCTGGCTGCGCAGCTGCTGTTCCAGCTCCAGGCGGGGCGCGCGGAGCTGCGGGGGGTGCGCACCGACGTGCTGCACCCTGAGCTGGACCCCGACGCGGGGCTCCCCGAAGCTGCGGCTGGGGCGTTGCTGCCGCTGGCGACTGCGCTGGCCGCGCTGGCGCAGGTCCTCGGGCTTAGCTGCCTGCTGCTCGCCGCGCTCTGCGGTCACCTGGGCGCCGAGCTGGCGCGCGGCCCGGGGCCGGCCAG GTCGGACTGGTTTCTGTACGACTGCCGCCTCCTCAGGCACTCGGCGCTTGGCCTGTTCTGCTGTGGGGTCTCCGTCTACTTAGCAG CACTGGCCATTTACACCCTGCTGCTCTTCGAGATCGAGGCGGGTGCAGCAGCCGCGTCCATCCTGGGCTCAGGTGCCCTGGTCCTGGTGGCGGTAATGACTCACACCCTGCTCCGGGCTGTTCGGGCCACTCGCCGGGGTCTCCATGAGCTGTCCCCACCCTCCTTGGAAGATGAGCCAGCCCGACCTTCAGAAGACTCCAAAGTTGGCTGCAGGGCTCAGCCCCAGCAGG atgaggaaatggaggcctCAGTAGGGCCTGGGACTCACCAGGGTTCCCATTTCTGA
- the Nxnl1 gene encoding LOW QUALITY PROTEIN: nucleoredoxin-like protein 1 (The sequence of the model RefSeq protein was modified relative to this genomic sequence to represent the inferred CDS: inserted 1 base in 1 codon), which yields MASLFSGRILIRNNSDQDEVETEAELSRRLENRLVLLFFGAGACPQCQAFAPVLKDFFVRLTDEFYVVRAAQLALIYVSQDPTEEQQDLFLRDMPEKWLFLPFHDDLRRDLGRQFSVRRLPAVVVLKPGGDVLTSDATDEIQRLGPACFANWQEAAELLDRSFLQPEDLDEPARRSITEPLRRRKYRVDREAGRGRGRSSHDSGDPXGDAGARAELWWPPGEPGCRGGALVTPMGTWV from the exons ATGGCCTCCCTCTTCTCTGGCCGCATCTTGATCAGGAACAACAGTGACCAGGATGAGGTGGAGACCGAGGCCGAGCTGAGCCGCCGGCTGGAGAATCGCCTTGTGCTGCTGTTCTTCGGGGCCGGGGCCTGTCCCCAGTGCCAGGCCTTTGCCCCGGTCCTCAAAGACTTCTTCGTGCGGCTCACGGATGAGTTCTACGTGGTGCGGGCAGCCCAGCTGGCCCTGATCTACGTGTCCCAGGACCCCACGGAGGAGCAGCAAGACCTGTTCCTCAGGGACATGCCTGAGAAGTGGCTGTTCCTGCCTTTCCATGATGACCTGAGGAG GGACCTCGGGCGCCAGTTCTCCGTGCGGCGTCTGCCGGCCGTCGTGGTGCTCAAGCCGGGCGGGGACGTGCTGACGAGCGACGCGACGGACGAGATCCAGCGCCTGGGACCCGCCTGCTTCGCCAACTGGCAGGAGGCGGCCGAGCTGCTGGACCGCAGCTTCCTGCAGCCCGAGGACCTGGACGAGCCCGCAAGGCGCAGCATCACCGAGCCTCTGCGCCGCCGCAAGTACCGCGTGGACCGGGAGGCGGGCCGGGGCCGCGGCCGGAGCAGCCACGACTCTGGTGACC CAGGGGATGCAGGTGCAAGGGCAGAGCTCTGGTGGCCCCCAGGGGAACCCGGCTGCAGGGGCGGGGCTCTGGTGACCCCCATGGGTACCTGGGTGTAG